Part of the Candidatus Schekmanbacteria bacterium genome, ATTCCCCTTCAACAATCATCTTTCAACGGGGGGCAGGCAAATTGAGATTATCTTTTTATTATTAATATAATGCAGAGATAGAAAATTTCAAGAGAATGACTATTTTACTTTTGATTTATTTTTCAGTGAATGATAATTGTTTAAATATATTTATTAAGATTTATTAGCATTCCAAAAAATCGAAAATTAATAAAAAGATTGAAAATATCCTTTATAATATGTTCATTATTACAAAAAAAGCCCTTCCCAGAATATAGAAAGGGCTTCAATCAGATTCGTTCTATATTTATCCCTAAACCAACTTGGATTCTTTACCTTCCCAATACTTCTCTCTTACCTTTCTCTTTAAAATCTTACCTGATGATGTCCTTGGAAGCTCTTTTACAATATCAACTGAAGTGGGCTTTTTGTATGATGCAAGATGTTGTTTACAGAATTCTATAATCTCTTCCTCTGCTACATTTTTGCCTTCTTTCAATACAACAACGGCTTTTACGGTTTCTCCCCATTTCTCATCAGGTACTCCTATGACACAAGCATCAAGAATAGCTTCATGCTTATATAAAACTTCTTCAACTTCTCGTGGATAAACATTTTTTCCGCCGCTAATAATCAAATCCTTTTTGCGGTCTGTAATATAAATGAAACCATCTTCATCTACTTGAGCAAGGTCTCCTGTATGGAGCCATCCTCCTCTGAATGTCTCTTCCGTAATTTCAGGAGCATTCCAATAGCCTTTCATTACAGTATTGCCTCGCAAGACAATTTCACCTACCTCTCCGCTTCCGGGTTTAATATCATTCATATCGTCATCAACAACCCTTGCGGCAGAACCTATCATTGCTTTACCTATTGAAGCCAATCTTTCGACCTTTTTTGCGTCACCTTCAAGTGATACCTCTTCAGGAGGCAAAACCGTTATAGTAGCACATACCTCGGTTAACCCATAAATCGACTGGAAAACATTGCCAAATTTTGCTGCCGCTCTCTTCCAAAGCTCAACAGGCAAAGGCGAGCCGGCAAATGGTATAACTCTAATGCTTGATAAATCATACTTTTCAAGATCAGGATGGTTTATCAAGATATTGATTATCGTAGGAACGAGAATTGTATATGAAACCTTTTCTCTTTGGACTGTTTCCAAAAATTTATCAGGATCAAAATTAATGATTACATGTGTACATCCCCTTACAAGTGCAGGCAGGGCGGTGCCTCCCCAGCCTCCAATGAAATAGAGAGGCAAGGCACTCAAAGCAATGTCGTGGGGAAGAAGTCTAAATTCATAACCTGCACAAATGCCTTCACTTACATTGTTATAATGTGTAAGCATTGCGCCCTTTGGGACACCTGTAGTTCCGCTTGTATAAATATGAAGAAAAACATCATCTTTTGAAACTTCTATATTTGGATCCTGAGGTTTGCCATTTTCTATTATTTTTTCAAAATCATTTTCTAAACCGTGTTCCTTATCATGACAGATTCCTATCAATGTCTCCACCGTCGGACATTTCTTTTTGAGTTCATTTGCAATCTCAACCTTTGTGTCCTCAACAATTAATACTTTAATTCCTGCATCATTTGCTATCTGCTCAAGTTCTGCAGCAACAAAAGCCATATTAAGGGGGACTAATTTCAAACCTGCTTTTGCAACGGCAAAAGCTGTCTCGAACCATTGATGGCAATTTCTGGAAAGAAGTCCTACAGGATCCTGTG contains:
- a CDS encoding long-chain-fatty-acid--CoA ligase — encoded protein: MVLLTEHTLKKIKKIKGGEMVVGDIVRNNARNYPKKTSFIFESNRFTWAQTDERVNRLANFLLSLGLKSQDPVGLLSRNCHQWFETAFAVAKAGLKLVPLNMAFVAAELEQIANDAGIKVLIVEDTKVEIANELKKKCPTVETLIGICHDKEHGLENDFEKIIENGKPQDPNIEVSKDDVFLHIYTSGTTGVPKGAMLTHYNNVSEGICAGYEFRLLPHDIALSALPLYFIGGWGGTALPALVRGCTHVIINFDPDKFLETVQREKVSYTILVPTIINILINHPDLEKYDLSSIRVIPFAGSPLPVELWKRAAAKFGNVFQSIYGLTEVCATITVLPPEEVSLEGDAKKVERLASIGKAMIGSAARVVDDDMNDIKPGSGEVGEIVLRGNTVMKGYWNAPEITEETFRGGWLHTGDLAQVDEDGFIYITDRKKDLIISGGKNVYPREVEEVLYKHEAILDACVIGVPDEKWGETVKAVVVLKEGKNVAEEEIIEFCKQHLASYKKPTSVDIVKELPRTSSGKILKRKVREKYWEGKESKLV